The stretch of DNA GGGTCTGCCTGCGCGCCCTCGCCGACGCCAAGCGCAAGCGGCAGGGCGGCGGCGCCCACGCCTCCGGAGCGGCCCCCCGCGCCCCGCAAGCCCCGACAGCCCCGAAGGCGGCCGACTCCGACACACCGCCGAACGAGACGGAGCGCCGGCGGCGCCGCGAACTCGCCCAGCTGGCCTGGCCGGAGGCCGCAGGGACGACGCCCGAACAGCGTGAGGCCCTGGAGCTCGCCGTACGCCACCAGCTCGCCCCCAAGGAAGTCGCCGCGGTCATCGGCATGGACCTCGTGCAGACCCGCGACCTCCTCGCCTCCGCCGCCTGCGAGGTGGAGCGAACCCGGGCCGCGCTCGCCGTCGTGGAGACCGGCACCTGCCCGATCGTCGCCCGCCTCACCGGCGACAACCAACTCCTCCTCGGCACGGCCCTGCGCCGCGAGCTCGTCCGGCACGTCGACGACTGCCCCCGCTGCCGCCGCACCGCCGAGCGCGCCGGATCCGGGGCCTGGCCCGGCACGGCGGCCTCCCCGGCAGCGCTGCCGGTCATCGAGGCCCCGCGGACCGCCGTGCACGTGGCGATGGCGCACATCCCGCGCGCGCGGGGCGGCGGTCCGCGCTTCGACCGGCAGGGATTCCCGATGGACCCCAAGGACCACGCCGCCCGCCGCGACCGCATGCGCGCGCGTGCCGTGACGACGACGGTCGTCGCCACCGTGGTGGCCGCCCCGGTGCTCGCGCTCTGGGCGGCGTATCGCGGGGCGCCGCTCACCGGAGAGGGCCAGGACGGCCGCTCGGTCAGCGCGAGCGAGGCCGGGGACGACGGGATGAACGGCGACCGCAGACGCGAGGACTACGAGAACGCGGGCAACGCCCACACCCCGCCCGACCCCCGCTTCACCGCGGGCAGCCGCTCACCGGACGTCTCCGTGGAGGTCATCAGCGCCGGATCGCCCCCGTCACGCTCGGCGACCGGCGCGGGCCGCCTCACCGTCGAGGCGCAGCCGAGCGGCGGGACGACCCTGATCATGCTCTCCGCCTCCGGGGGCGAGCCGGTCCACTGGTCGGCGACCACGGGGGCGTCCTGGCTCTACCTGAGCCGGACATCCGGGACGCTCGCACCGGGGGAGACGTCCACGATCCGGGTGTACGTCGACCACGAGCGGGAGCCGGCAGGCCACTGGAGCGCACGGGTCTCCATCGCACCCGCGGGGGCGATCATCTCGATCGGCGGTTACGGCAACGGCTCGGGCCGCCCGACGCATCCGGGCCCCCGGCCAACCCCGATCCCACCGAAGCCCAGGCCGACGCCTACTCCGACCCCGACGCCTTCAACCCCGGACCCGACCCCGACCTCCCCGGACCCGACGCCGACGCCGTCAGACCCGGGGAGTTCGACACCACCGCCGAGCGACAGCGGCGACCCGAGTCCGAGTGAGAGCTAGTTCTTCCCCAACCCCGCCCCTTCCCGAAAACCCGCTCGGCGCGGGGGCCGAAATCCAGCCCCTCCGGCGTTTGAGGAGCGGGGGTCTGGGGGCGGAGCCCCCAGGTAGGTCCGGGGCGCAGGCACGGTTTTCGGGAAGGGGCGGGGTTGGGGACAAATCCTGTCTACCGCGAAGGATCCGCAGGGTGCGGTGCAAGCAGGGGCAGCTGCGACGCCAGTCGCTCCTCGCACAGCTCCGCAAGACGGTCGTACCCCTCCTTGCCCATCAGCTCCGTCAGCTCGGGGCGGTAGGAGACGTACACCGGGTCACCGGCACCGTGCGCCGACGTCGCCGACGTGCACCACCAGTGCAGGTCGTGGCCGCCGGGGCCCCAGCCCCGCCGGTCGTACTCCCCGATGGACACCTGGAGGATCCGCGTGTCGTCGGGCCGGTCGATCCACTCGTACGTCCGCCGGACCGGCAGCTGCCAGCACACGTCCGGCTTCGTCTCCAGCGGCTCACGCCCCTCCTTCAGCGCCAGGATGTGCAGCGAGCACCCCGCGCCGCCGGCGAAACCGGGACGGTTCTGGAAGATGCAGGAGCCGTTGTACGGGCGGGTCTGGCGCTCGCCGTCGTCGTCCGTCGACACCCAGCCGCTCTCCGTGCCGATGTCGTGGTGCTGCCAGATGTCCGGGGTGAGCCGCGCCACGGACTCGGCGACCCGCTTCTCGTCGTCCTCGTCCGAGAAGTGCGCGCCCAGCGTGCAGCAGCCGTCGTCCGCCCGGCCCGCCTGGATGCCCTGGCAGCCACTGCCGAAGATGCAGCTCCACCGAGAGGTCAGCCATGTCAGATCGCAGCGGAAGACCTGCTCGTCGTCCGCGGGATCAGGGAACTCCACCCAGGCGCGGGCGAAGTCGAGCCCCTTCTCGTCCGGCTGCTCCTTCTCCGGCCGTGACTTCAGCACCTTCTCCGGCTTCCCCGACTTCTTCTTCGACTTCGTTTTGTCGGTCTTCGCCTTTTTCGTCTTTGGCACGTCTCCAGGGTATGCGCGCGGTACCCGGTCCGAGGACCAGCGACCGCCGGACGCGCAGTAGCGTTCCGTATATGAGACTCGGTGTCCTCGACGTAGGTTCGAACACGGTGCATCTGCTGGTGGTGGACGCCCACCCCGGCGCGCGCCCGCTGCCCGCGTATTCGCACAAGGCGGACCTGCGCCTCGCCCAACTCCTCGACGAGGCCGGGGCGATCGGCCCCGAAGGTGTCGACCGCCTGGTCGGCACCGTCCGTGACGCGATGGAGGCCGCCGAGGACAAGGGTGTGGAGGATCTGCTGCCGTTCGCGACCTCCGCCGTACGCGAGGCCAGCAACGCCGATCAGGTCCTCGCCCGCGTCAGGGAGGAGACCGGCGTCGATCTCCAGGTCCTCACCGGAGCCGAGGAGGCCCGCCTCACCTTCCTCGCGGCCCGCCGCTGGTTCGGCTGGTCGGCGGGAAAGCTCCTGGTCATCGACATCGGCGGCGGCTCGCTGGAGATCGCGTACGGCATCGACGAGGAACCCGACGCCGCCGTCAGCCTGCCGCTCGGCGCCGGCCGTCTGACGTCCGCGTGGTTCCGCCAGGACCCGCCGGACCCCGGCGACGTGAAGGCGCTGCGGCGGCACGCGCGTGCCCAGATCGCGCGCACGGTGGGGGAGTTCAGCCGTTTCGGGGCCCCCGATCACGTCGTGGCGACGTCGAAGACGTTCAAGCAGCTGGCCAGGCTCGCGGGCGCCGCGCGCTCCGCCGAGGGCCTCTACGTCCAGCGTGAGCTGAAGCGGAAGTCCCTGGAGGACTGGGTCCCGCAGCTGGCCGCGATGACGACGGCCGAGCGCTCCGAGCTGCCCGGAGTCTCCGAGGGCCGGGCCGGCCAACTGCTCGCGGGGGCGCTCGTCGCCGAGGGCGCGATGGATCTCTTCGGGGTCGAGACGCTGGAGATCTGCCCGTGGGCGCTGCGCGAGGGCGTGATCCTGCGCCGGCTCGACCACCTTCCTGCGACCCAGGTCACCGCCACCGACGACGGTGCGTAGACGTACGTCACACACGGCCCGGGTGTGCGGGAGACCACCCGGACCACCTCCCCCGCGCCCAGGCGTGGCCCGTACGCTGTCCCTCGTGGCAGAACCAGTGGTGCGCATCCCGGATGCGAAGGTCGCCCTGTCGACGGCCTCGGTCTATCCGGAGTCGACGGCGACGGCCTTCGAGATCGCCGCGCGCCTCGGCTACGACGGCGTCGAGGTCATGGTCTGGACGGATCCCGTCAGT from Streptomyces sp. BA2 encodes:
- a CDS encoding Ppx/GppA phosphatase family protein → MRLGVLDVGSNTVHLLVVDAHPGARPLPAYSHKADLRLAQLLDEAGAIGPEGVDRLVGTVRDAMEAAEDKGVEDLLPFATSAVREASNADQVLARVREETGVDLQVLTGAEEARLTFLAARRWFGWSAGKLLVIDIGGGSLEIAYGIDEEPDAAVSLPLGAGRLTSAWFRQDPPDPGDVKALRRHARAQIARTVGEFSRFGAPDHVVATSKTFKQLARLAGAARSAEGLYVQRELKRKSLEDWVPQLAAMTTAERSELPGVSEGRAGQLLAGALVAEGAMDLFGVETLEICPWALREGVILRRLDHLPATQVTATDDGA
- a CDS encoding BACON domain-containing protein yields the protein MSSRPETPTQATGAHRAHSDARQRVVPRSVPQAPPARYEPCLDGLFTYCLSVLCDHDAATAALGDVLAIAERRGSRGPDTEAELKSWLYALARWVCLRALADAKRKRQGGGAHASGAAPRAPQAPTAPKAADSDTPPNETERRRRRELAQLAWPEAAGTTPEQREALELAVRHQLAPKEVAAVIGMDLVQTRDLLASAACEVERTRAALAVVETGTCPIVARLTGDNQLLLGTALRRELVRHVDDCPRCRRTAERAGSGAWPGTAASPAALPVIEAPRTAVHVAMAHIPRARGGGPRFDRQGFPMDPKDHAARRDRMRARAVTTTVVATVVAAPVLALWAAYRGAPLTGEGQDGRSVSASEAGDDGMNGDRRREDYENAGNAHTPPDPRFTAGSRSPDVSVEVISAGSPPSRSATGAGRLTVEAQPSGGTTLIMLSASGGEPVHWSATTGASWLYLSRTSGTLAPGETSTIRVYVDHEREPAGHWSARVSIAPAGAIISIGGYGNGSGRPTHPGPRPTPIPPKPRPTPTPTPTPSTPDPTPTSPDPTPTPSDPGSSTPPPSDSGDPSPSES